One Cedecea neteri DNA segment encodes these proteins:
- a CDS encoding NAD(P)-dependent oxidoreductase, producing MKIVFTAEYAGSLEPFSQLGELIIEGWAIGKPKLQASQIIDLAHDAEVIVTSYDDITAEVIHSCPKLKVIACTRANPVNIDVLAARARNITVLYTPGRNADAAAELTLGLMLGLMRHIPQSHAALKRGAFTRESQSEQQTQSGLRKDVVWDVSPESPYEVFKGGELRNKTLGLIGYGNIGRRVARIARAFGMNILVVDPFVAAEDIDEPGLHKTTLEALFRESDIVSLHLSSGPHSDGLVNASLLQSMKPGAKLINTSRASVVVEADLIEALRHGPLGGAALDVYHQEPLWREHPFISELENVIITPHIAGATRESIQKHTAMIAADLQRFVAGEPLLYAWR from the coding sequence ATGAAAATCGTCTTTACCGCCGAGTATGCGGGCAGCCTTGAACCGTTTAGTCAATTGGGCGAACTGATTATCGAAGGCTGGGCCATCGGTAAACCTAAACTTCAGGCCTCACAGATTATCGACCTCGCCCACGATGCCGAGGTGATTGTCACCAGCTATGACGATATCACCGCCGAAGTGATCCACAGCTGTCCTAAGCTGAAAGTGATTGCCTGCACTCGCGCCAACCCGGTAAATATTGATGTTCTGGCGGCTCGGGCACGTAATATCACCGTGCTTTACACGCCAGGACGCAACGCCGATGCCGCTGCCGAACTCACGCTGGGCCTGATGCTCGGCCTGATGCGCCATATTCCACAATCCCATGCTGCCCTAAAGCGCGGCGCATTTACCCGCGAAAGCCAAAGCGAGCAGCAAACCCAGTCTGGCCTGCGCAAAGATGTGGTCTGGGACGTCAGCCCGGAAAGTCCTTATGAAGTGTTCAAGGGCGGCGAGCTGCGTAATAAAACGCTGGGGCTGATTGGCTACGGCAATATTGGCCGCCGCGTGGCTCGCATTGCCCGCGCTTTTGGGATGAATATTTTGGTGGTGGATCCGTTTGTCGCCGCCGAAGATATTGACGAGCCGGGGCTGCATAAAACCACACTCGAGGCGTTGTTCCGCGAGTCAGACATTGTCAGCCTGCATTTAAGCAGCGGGCCGCACAGCGACGGCCTGGTCAACGCGTCCCTACTGCAAAGCATGAAGCCGGGCGCGAAACTTATCAATACGTCCCGCGCCTCCGTGGTGGTGGAAGCCGATCTCATCGAAGCCTTGCGTCACGGGCCACTCGGCGGCGCGGCGCTGGATGTCTACCACCAGGAGCCGCTGTGGCGTGAGCATCCGTTTATCAGCGAGCTGGAAAACGTCATCATTACGCCCCACATCGCCGGGGCAACCCGAGAAAGTATCCAGAAACACACCGCGATGATTGCCGCCGATCTCCAGCGCTTTGTGGCTGGTGAGCCGCTGCTGTACGCCTGGCGCTAA